From Carassius auratus strain Wakin chromosome 22, ASM336829v1, whole genome shotgun sequence, a single genomic window includes:
- the mcoln2 gene encoding mucolipin-2 has protein sequence MEMSDRYCHGTRVDVSSVSTSMATDPMKEEILRDDLRFYFMSPCEKYRTRRQLPWKLAVQILKIFMITLQLILFGLNNQLVVSYKEENLMAFKSLFLKGYSGADEDDYSIAVYTKQSVYDSLHYVIDQYSQLGNLSVGPISYAEENEKFLPLIICKKSYKKGSIEPSEEVYDIDAELETVCLTLDPESTKTWRMNNASFLELDFYRLVDVEITFTLKGINLQTVRSHELPDCYSFFIKIVFDNSCHSGKVKLTLDFDAVSSVCKNWKISGTAQKSTHYLLIFDGFVIVVCLSSAVLCTRSIVLAVRLLQRFSSFCLENYNQKVCEDDQREFLNGWYILVIISDVLAIIGSILKMEIQAKSLTNYDVCSIFLGTSTLMVWVGVIRYLGYFEKYNVLILTMGAALPKVLRFCCCAGMIYLGYTFCGWIVLGPYHEKFEGLSRVAECLFSLVNGDDMFPTFAEFEQKNTMVWLFSRAYLYSFISLFIYMVLSLFIALITDAYETIKGYQTTGFPMTELQRFMTGQKEGFPLQGQEVVGTECGEAETIHPSVMLCCCKSVPKDDTIILIS, from the exons ATGGAAATGTCCGATAGGTACTGCCATGGCACCAGGGTTGACGTGTCAAG TGTCTCCACATCCATGGCCACTGATCCCATGAAAGAGGAAATACTGAGAGATGACTTGAGGTTTTACTTCATGAGCCCATGTGAGAAGTACAGAACCCGGCGACAGTTACCGTGGAAATTAGCAGTGCAGATTTTGAAAATATTCATGATTACACTTCAG ctcatACTGTTTGGATTGAATAACCAGCTTGTGGTGTCCTACAAGGAGGAGAACCTCATGGCCTTTAAGAGTTTGTTTCTGAAGGGCTACAGTGGTGCGGACGAGGACGACTACAGTATTGCTGTCTACACCAAACAGAGTGTATATGATAGTTTACACTATGTTATAGATCAG TATTCCCAATTGGGAAACCTGTCTGTAGGTCCTATAAGTTACGCCGAGGAGAATGAAAAGTTTCTGCCCTTGATCATCTGCAAGAAGAGCTACAAGAAAGGCAGCATTGAACCGTCTGAGGAAGTTTATGATATCGACGCCGAGCTTGAAACAG TTTGCTTGACTCTTGATCCGGAGTCGACTAAAACATGGAGAATGAACAACGCTTCATTTCTTGAGCTGGATTTTTATAG GCTTGTCGATGTCGAGATCACGTTCACGCTCAAAGGAATCAATTTGCAAACTGTTCGTTCTCATGAGCTGCCAGACTGCTACTCATTTTTTATAAAG ATTGTCTTTGATAACAGTTGTCATAGCGGGAAGGTGAAACTGACCCTTGATTTTGACGCTGTTAGTAGTGTGTGCAAAAACTGGAAGATTTCAGGAACCG CTCAGAAAAGCACTCACTACCTCCTGATCTTCGATGGCTTTGTTATTGTAGTCTGTCTGAGCTCCGCAGTGCTCTGCACACGTTCCATTGTACTCGCTGTGAGGTTGCTTCAG CGGTTTTCTAGCTTCTGTCTTGAGAATTACAACCAGAAAGTGTGTGAAGATGATCAGAGGGAGTTCCTGAATGGCTGGTACATCTTGGTGATCATCAGCGATGTTTTGGCCATCATTGGATCAATACTCAAAATGGAAATACAGGCTAAG AGCTTGACTAACTACGACGTCTGCAGCATCTTCCTGGGCACGTCGACTCTGATGGTCTGGGTGGGCGTCATTAGATACCTGGGATACTTCGAAAAATACAAT GTGCTTATCCTCACTATGGGAGCAGCTTTACCAAAAGTCTTGCGCTTCTGCTGCTGCGCAGGAATGATCTACCTGGGCTACACCTTCTGTGGATGGATTGTCCTGGGACCCTACCACGAGAAG TTCGAAGGTCTGAGTCGTGTGGCAGAGTGCCTCTTCTCTCTAGTCAACGGGGACGACATGTTCCCCACGTTTGCAGAGTTTGAGCAAAAGAACACAATGGTGTGGCTGTTCAGCCGAGCTTATCTCTACTCGTTCATCTCGCTCTTCATCTACATGGTGCTCAGTCTCTTCATCGCCCTCATCACAGACGCTTACGAGACAATCAAG GGTTACCAAACGACAGGCTTCCCCATGACAGAGCTCCAGCGGTTTATGACGGGGCAGAAGGAGGGTTTCCCCCTCCAGGGGCAGGAGGTGGTCGGCACAGAGTGTGGTGAAGCCGAGACCATCCACCCTTCAGTTATGCTGTGTTGCTGCAAAAG TGTTCCCAAAGACGACACCATCATTCTCATCAGCTGA
- the lpar3 gene encoding lysophosphatidic acid receptor 3, giving the protein MARSNVCHHDQLMDFFYNNSNITSDDWEQTQLTLVQVVGSICCCFILVANAMIIAAVVTNRRFHYPFYYLLANLAASDFLAGIAYVYLMFKTGKISRDLSLQAYFFRQGLLDVSLSASLINLLVIALERYISIMNWKVHSNLNKRRVTLLIVLVWGISIFLGAVPSLGWNCICSLDLCSKLAPIFSRSYLIFWSVSNLLLFLIMVAVYLRIYIYVMRKTVVMNAHTSAAINRKRTPVKLIKTVMTVLGAFVICWTPGLVILLLDGLKCEQCNVLKFKRWLLLLAVLNSVMNPVIYSYRDEEMWTTIKNLMRCDRSGTRRQRSSKANIQRSSGRETTSSLKENTAEDSKVSTQEMLKS; this is encoded by the exons ATGGCCAGGTCTAACGTTTGCCACCATGACCAGTTAATGGACTTTTtctacaacaacagcaacatAACCTCTGATGATTGGGAGCAAACGCAGCTCACCCTGGTTCAGGTCGTTGGATCCATCTGCTGTTGCTTCATCCTAGTGGCCAATGCCATGATTATTGCGGCGGTGGTGACAAACAGAAGGTTTCACTACCCCTTCTACTATCTCCTCGCTAACCTTGCCGCCTCAGACTTTCTCGCCGGGATCGCTTATGTGTATCTCATGTTCAAAACAGGGAAAATATCTCGCGATCTCTCCCTTCAAGCCTACTTCTTTCGGCAGGGTTTGCTGGACGTGAGTCTCTCCGCATCTCTGATAAACCTCCTGGTGATCGCCCTCGAGCGCTACATCTCCATCATGAACTGGAAGGTTCACAGTAACCTTAACAAACGTCGGGTGACCCTGTTGATTGTCCTGGTGTGGGGTATATCGATATTCTTGGGGGCCGTTCCGAGTTTGGGCTGGAACTGTATCTGCAGTCTGGACCTGTGCTCCAAACTGGCACCCATCTTTAGCCGGAGCTACCTGATCTTCTGGTCTGTGTCCAACCTATTGCTCTTCCTCATCATGGTGGCCGTTTACTTAAGGATTTACATCTATGTGATGAGAAAGACTGTTGTCATGAACGCGCACACTTCTGCAGCTATAAATCGAAAGAGGACGCCGGTCAAGCTCATCAAAACGGTGATGACCGTACTTG GGGCGTTCGTGATCTGTTGGACTCCCGGACTTGTGATTCTGCTTCTGGACGGACTTAAGTGCGAACAGTGCAACGTCCTGAAATTCAAACGCTGGCTGCTGCTCCTCGCCGTCCTCAACTCCGTCATGAACCCGGTCATCTACTCCTACAGGGACGAGGAAATGTGGACCACCATCAAGAACCTGATGCGGTGCGATCGTAGCGGGACGAGGCGGCAGAGGTCGTCCAAGGCCAACATTCAGCGCAGCTCTGGTCGGGAGACGACCAGTAGCCTGAAAGAGAACACCGCAGAGGACAGCAAGGTCTCCACACAGGAGATGCTGAAGTCTTGA
- the LOC113039920 gene encoding atrial natriuretic peptide receptor 2-like encodes MAWVQRPPEKVTDGEEFNVTYSVTASDSFYEYAVKNKIFQFSNASEAKRFCLEHQCPANWNNANEDNCCVYHANIHSCPLALMRGGGICGPWIPDDGEIVTHTVSKAGKMSQLLWTSKVVLVHLGVTSVIAHIKVGQMHAALESKVLVVSPQVCGDGVCELEESCLTCPADCGVCPMSTSIRVAIGLPVALFCSGFFLTLVWLQYQKQKMFWDESWIVNYNNIMFGKVCSTSFCSSTSLQTVKRNSSVSRVTDVTVCTAVNTNFRPRFIQAGIFDGRTVAVKHIQKKHFTLTKTIRKEVKEVRELDHPNLSKFLGGCIEVPFISIITEYCPKGSLADVLLNEDVPINWGFRLSFATDIARGMAYLHQHKMFHGRLHSRNCVIDDRWVCKISDYGLMAYRKEDFENMSISFQCQNVWRMYCAPEVLLRISTSFTATADVYSYSIILVEIATRSDLISEQADSVELDVMWRPSLPKLKAGKSDNDCPDPDDYCELIKRCWNHNVTMRPTFEQVKKMLDKMNPHKVSPVDMMMNLMEKYSKHLESIVAERTQDLLQEKQKTDRLLYSMLPKAVADDLRQGRTAEAQSYSNATVYFSDIVGFTQLSGSSTPHQVVDFLNKLYTTFDDIIENYDVYKVETIGDAYMVVSGVPKENGIHHAGEIASMALDLISVCHVFKIPHKPTTQLKIRAGIHSGPVVAGVVGTKMPRYCLFGDTVNTASRMESTSEALKIQCSGCTADLLHTLGGYVLMCRGSLNVKGKGEMTTWWLEAKRSPSDPLFSEDEPLGLPVPVSS; translated from the exons ATGGCTTGGGTTCAGCGTCCACCAGAAAAGGTCACGGATGGGGAGGAGTTCAACGTTACCTACTCTGTCACTGCCTCGGATTCCTTTTATGAATACGCCGTTAAAAACAAGATTTTCCAGTTCAG TAATGCCTCCGAGGCCAAAAGATTCTGCCTCGAGCACCAATGTCCTGCAAACTGGAACAACGCCAATGAAGATAACTGCTGCGTTTACCACGCCAACATTCACTCCTGTCCTCTTGCGCTCATG AGAGGCGGAGGGATCTGTGGTCCCTGGATTCCAGACGATGGCGAAATCGTAACCCACACCGTATCCAAAGCCGGCAAGATGAGCCAACTGCTCTGGACATCAAAG GTGGTGCTGGTCCATCTAGGAGTTACATCGGTCATTGCTCATATCAAAGTGGGACAGATGCATGCAGCACTAGAGTCCAAGGTGTTAGTAGTCAGCCCTCAAG tgtgtggcGACGGCGTCTGTGAGCTGGAGGAGAGCTGTCTGACGTGTCCCGCCGACTGTGGGGTTTGTCCCATGTCCACATCCATCAGAGTGGCCATTGGGCTTCCTGTGGCCTTGTTCTGCAGCGGTTTCTTCTTGACGCTGGTG TGGCTGCAATACCAGAAACAGAAAATGTTTTGGGATGAGAGCTGGATCGTCAACTACAATAATATCATGTTTG GTAAAGTGTGTTCTACGAGTTTTTGTAGCAGCACAAGTCTTCAGACTGTGAAGAGGAACTCGAGTGTGAGTAGAGTCACAGATGTGACGGTCTGCACTGCAGTCAACACCAACTTCAGACCACGCTTCATTCAGGCCGGCATCTT tgatgGAAGGACTGTAGCTGTAAAACACATACAGAAGAAACACTTTACCCTCACCAAAACAATCAGAAAAGAGGTCAAAGAGGTCAG GGAGCTTGATCATCCAAACCTTTCCAAGTTCTTAGGAGGCTGCATTGAAGTTCCTTTCATAAGCATTATCACTGAATACTGTCCAAAGGGAAGCCTGGCAGACGTGCTGTTGAACGAGGATGTCCCCATCAATTGGGGTTTTCG ATTGTCGTTTGCTACTGATATTGCTCGAGGAATGGCTTACCTGCATCAGCACAAAATGTTCCATGGCCGTCTTCATTCACGCAACTGTGTGATCGACGACCGGTGGGTCTGCAAAATATCAG attACGGACTCATGGCCTACAGAAAGGAGGACTTTGAGAACATGAGCATCAGTTTCCAATGTCAAAACGTCTGGCGCATGTATTGCGCACCTGAAGTTCTTCTGAGAATCAGCACCAGTTTCACAGCCACAGCTGATGTGTACAG CTACTCAATTATCTTGGTGGAAATCGCGACTCGCAGTGACCTTATTTCA GAACAGGCAGATTCAGTGGAGCTTGATGTCATGTGGCGCCCATCACTTCCCAAACTGAAGGCTGGGAAATCAGACAATGATTGCCCAGATCCCGATGATTACTGTGAG CTGATAAAGAGATGCTGGAACCACAATGTGACCATGAGGCCGACGTTTGAACAGGTGAAAAAGATGCTTGATAAAATGAACCCACACAAGGTCAGCCCTGTGGATATGATGATGAACCTG atggaAAAGTACAGTAAACATCTGGAATCTATTGTAGCCGAGAGAACACAGGATCTTCTTCAGGAGAAGCAGAAGACTGACCGATTACTCTATA GTATGTTACCAAAAGCAGTGGCTGATGATCTTCGTCAGGGACGTACAGCAGAAGCCCAAAGTTACTCCAATGCCACTGTATATTTTAG TGACATAGTGGGCTTCACCCAGCTGTCTGGCTCCAGCACCCCTCACCAGGTTGTGGATTTCCTCAACAAGCTTTACACCACATTTGATGACATCATCGAAAACTACGATGTGTACAAAGTGGAAACTATAGGAGATGCCT ATATGGTGGTCTCGGGAGTACCTAAAGAGAACGGGATCCATCACGCTGGGGAAATCGCCAGCATGGCGCTGGACTTGATCAGTGTCTGTCACGTGTTTAAAATCCCACACAAACCCACCACACAGCTTAAGATACGAGCTGGCATTCATTCAG GTCCCGTTGTAGCTGGGGTGGTTGGCACCAAAATGCCCCGGTACTGCTTATTTGGCGACACTGTAAACACTGCGTCCCGTATGGAGTCCACCAGTGAAG CTTTAAAGATCCAGTGCAGTGGCTGTACAGCAGATCTTCTACACACACTTGGTGGATATGTGCTGATGTGTCGTGGGTCTCTCAATGTGAAG GGGAAAGGCGAAATGACAACTTGGTGGCTGGAGGCAAAAAGAAGCCCCTCAGACCCTTTGTTCAGTGAAGACGAACCTTTGGGTCTTCCTGTTCCTGTTAGCAGTTAA